A single region of the Lotus japonicus ecotype B-129 chromosome 4, LjGifu_v1.2 genome encodes:
- the LOC130715442 gene encoding oleosin G translates to MADLDFNPSSASHQPTSAAFLRRLQHHAPNSTQLAGLLTLMITGAILLLLTGITFAGSVIALIFFSPFIVVSSPIWVPAATFLFLLTAGFLSMCGFGILLVASLSWMYRYFRGLHPPGSDRVDYARSRIYDTASHVKDYAREYGGYLQSKVKDAAPGA, encoded by the coding sequence ATGGCTGATCTTGATTTCAACCCAAGCTCAGCCTCACACCAACCCACCTCCGCCGCATTCCTCCGAAGACTCCAACACCACGCTCCCAACTCAACCCAGCTCGCCGGCCTCCTCACCCTCATGATCACCGGCGCAATCCTACTCCTCCTCACCGGCATCACCTTCGCCGGAAGCGTCATCGCCCTGATCTTCTTCTCGCCGTTCATCGTCGTTTCCAGCCCTATTTGGGTCCCGGCTGCTAcgttcctcttcctcctcaccGCCGGGTTCTTGTCCATGTGCGGTTTCGGTATCCTCCTCGTGGCTTCGCTCTCGTGGATGTACCGTTACTTCAGAGGGCTCCACCCGCCCGGGTCGGACCGGGTCGACTACGCTCGGAGCCGGATTTACGACACGGCGTCTCATGTGAAAGACTACGCTAGAGAATACGGTGGGTATTTGCAGAGTAAGGTGAAAGATGCTGCACCCGGTGCTTGA
- the LOC130713129 gene encoding uncharacterized protein LOC130713129: protein MVAGRNDEAIAEALAMLAGAIGQGQQANLGNHNQDEFRALGKFQRNNPPTFEGAYDPDKAQAQAWMKVVEKIFRVMNCTDAQKVQFGTHMLEKEAEDWWDNTVQRFEGDGMEITWDLFKGAFLEKYYPEDVCGKKEIEFLELKQGNGTMAEYATKFEELIKFCPHYNTAEAERSKCNKFVNGLRPEIKKVVGYQQIIRFSDLVNRSRIYDEDSRESAAHYKSLKEKKEKGQFRGKPYGNPADKGKQEAGHDKKPSGGGAPNPVRCYKCGVEGHRSPECPNSEAT from the coding sequence ATGGTTGCCGGAAGGAATGATGAAGCTATCGCTGAGGCATTGGCAATGTTGGCTGGCGCCATTGGGCAAGGTCAGCAAGCGAACCTTGGGAACCATAATCAGGATGAATTCCGTGCTTTGGGAAAGTTTCAGAGGAACAATCCGCCAACCTTTGAAGGAGCATACGACCCTGACAAAGCACAGGCACAGGCATGGATGAAAGTAGTTGAGAAGATCTTTCGAGTCATGAATTGTACTGACGCGCAGAAGGTGCAGTTTGGCACCCATATGCTTgagaaagaagctgaagattggtGGGACAACACTGTTCAAAGGTTTGAAGGTGATGGGATGGAGATTACTTGGGATCTTTTCAAGGGTGcatttctggagaagtactATCCAGAAGATGTGTGtggaaagaaggaaattgagTTTCTTGAACTGAAGCAGGGTAATGGAACCATGGCGGagtatgctacaaagtttgaGGAATTGATTAAGTTTTGTCCCCACTACAATACTGCCGAAGCTGAGAGATCTAAGTGTAACAagtttgtgaatggtttgagacCTGAGATCAAGAAGGTTGTGGGATATCAACAGATTATCCGATTTTCTGATCTGGTTAACAGGAGTAGGATATATGATGAGGATAGCAGGGAAAGTGCTGCTCACTACAAGtctttgaaagagaagaaagaaaaggggcaATTCAGAGGGAAACCGTATGGGAATCCTGCTGATAAGGGTAAACAAGAAGCTGGTCATGACAAGAAGCCGAGTGGGGGAGGAGCTCCTAATCCGGTTAGGTGCTACAAGTGTGGTGTTGAAGGACATCGTTCTCCTGAATGTCCCAATTCAGAAGCAACATGA
- the LOC130714162 gene encoding putative AC transposase gives MDWGGGVINNNNNNNFRTTYKDDHKSMMDLALISNMDPVNIGLGCSEKQVPVTSLKPRKKTMTSVYLKFFETAADGKTRRCKFCGQSYSIATATGNLGRHLANRHPGYDKSGDAVSNSASRSTVTIKKSQPQGKPNQVDYDHLNWLIVRWLVLASLPPSTLEEKWLVNSYKFLNPSIQLWPSDKYRTVLDEVFRSMREDVRALLEQVSTKLSITLDFWTSFEQIFYMSITCQWIDENWSFQKLLLDICRIPYPCGGAEIYRCLVKVLKFYNIENRVLSCTHDNSSSAILACHTLKEDLDDQKIGPFCYIPCAARTLDQIIDDGLRSTKQVISKIREFAIELNSSSVISEDFIQLSTAYQEGTWKFPLDVSPRWSGNYQMLDLFRKAGKSMDAVIRKYEDTLGSKMLLGSSDKSLGNIMHQFLEPFHKTTNDICTSKVPTVGLVLFFMDHISETIASCRESRHSPEWLKSAAEEMAKKARNYINQVCNIFTYMTAILDPRLKAELIPDSLNSESFLDEARTHFMRNYSTSHFSSMSSGYNAQEIEDGGSVSFAEEIARKKRRTSMSSTTDELTQYLSEAPAPMAIPTDVLEWWKVNSTRYPRLSMMARDFLAVQATSVVPEEIFCGKGDAIDKQRFCMPLDTTQAILCIKSWIEVGIKFKFKSTEIDYERLMELAAAAASTDNSPVSSVEKKQK, from the exons ATGGACTGGGGTGGTGGTGTTattaacaacaataacaataacaatttcAGAACAACTTACAAAG ATGATCATAAATCCATGATGGACCTGGCACTCATTTCAAACATGGATCCTGTCAATATTGGTTTGGGTTGTTCAGAAAAGCAAGTTCCTGTCACTTCACTCAAGCCAAGGAAGAAGACAATGACATCAGTTTACTTGAAGTTCTTTGAGACTGCTGCTGATGGCAAGACTAGGAGATGCAAGTTTTGTGGACAGAGCTATTCGATTGCGACCGCCACAG GAAATTTGGGGAGGCACCTTGCTAATCGCCATCCAGGCTATGATAAGTCAGGGGATGCTGTCAGCAATTCGGCATCCCGGAGCACTGTTACAATCAAGAAGTCTCAGCCTCAAGGAAAACCAAACCAGGTGGATTATGACCATCTAAATTGGTTAATCGTTAGGTGGCTTGTTTTAGCTTCTCTCCCTCCCTCAACCCTGGAAGAGAAGTGGCTTGTGAACTCCTACAAGTTTCTTAATCCATCTATACAACTCTGGCCAAGTGACAAATACAGAACTGTACTTGATGAAGTTTTCAGAAGCATGAGAGAAGATGTAAGAGCATTGTTAGAACAGGTTTCTACCAAGCTCTCCATCACACTTGATTTCTGGACTTCCTTTGAACAGATCTTCTATATGAGCATAACATGTCAGTGGATCGACGAAAACTGGTCCTTCCAAAAGTTGCTTCTTGATATCTGTCGCATACCTTATCCATGTGGCGGTGCAGAGATCTATCGTTGCCTTGTAAAAGTTCTTAAATTTTACAATATTGAAAACAGAGTCCTGTCCTGTACTCATGATAATAGTTCAAGTGCCATACTTGCCTGTCATACGTTGAAGGAGGACTTGGATGATCAGAAAATTGGGCCATTCTGTTATATTCCCTGCGCTGCCCGAACTTTGGACCAGATAATAGATGATGGGTTAAGATCCACTAAACAAGTAATTTCAAAGATCCGTGAATTTGCAATAGAGTTAAATTCCTCATCAGTGATCTCTGAGGATTTCATTCAATTATCTACAGCTTATCAGGAAGGTACCTGGAAATTTCCTCTTGATGTTTCACCAAGGTGGAGTGGAAACTACCAGATGCTTGATCTTTTTCGCAAG GCAGGTAAATCAATGGATGCTGTTATTCGTAAATATGAGGATACGCTGGGGAGTAAGATGCTGCTGGGCTCTTCTGACAAAAGTTTAGGTAACATCATGCATCAGTTTCTTGAACCATTCCACAAGACCACAAACGACATCTGCACGAGTAAGGTCCCAACAGTTGGGCTTGTCCTTTTCTTCATGGATCACATCTCAGAAACAATTGCTTCCTGCAGAGAATCACGTCATAGCCCGGAATGGCTAAAAAGTGCTGCAGAAGAAATGGCTAAGAAGGCCAGGAATTATATTAATCAGGTTTGCAACATATTTACGTACATGACAGCAATTCTAGATCCTCGATTAAAGGCAGAACTGATCCCTGATAGTTTAAATTCTGAAAGTTTTCTGGACGAAGCAAGAACTCATTTCATGAGAAATTATTCTACCAGCCATTTCTCATCCATGAGTTCTGGATACAATGCTCAAGAAATTGAAGATGGAGGAAGCGTTTCGTTTGCTGAGGAAATAGCTCGGAAGAAACGAAGAACGAGTATGAGCTCCACCACAGATGAGCTTACACAGTACCTCTCAGAGGCTCCGGCTCCTATGGCTATACCAACAGATGTTCTAGAGTGGTGGAAGGTTAACAGCACACGCTACCCTAGACTATCTATGATGGCTAGAGATTTCTTGGCTGTGCAGGCAACTTCAGTTGTGCCTGAAGAAATTTTCTGTGGCAAGGGTGATGCAATTGACAAGCAACGGTTCTGTATGCCGCTTGATACCACGCAAGCTATTCTTTGTATCAAGTCATGGATTGAGGTTGGCATCAAGTTTAAGTTTAAGTCGACTGAGATAGATTATGAGAGGTTGATGGAACTAGCAGCGGCTGCAGCTTCAACAGATAATAGCCCTGTGAGTTCTGTTGAGAAGAAGCAAAAATAA
- the LOC130715846 gene encoding uncharacterized protein LOC130715846 isoform X2: MQSSSSTPLKAKTTKAERRALQEAQRAAKTASKGAGGSKEIAEPGNSPSKSTKQSSQKKDVPPSPSSVAADKKAGERPFGKDRKKDAAPPPRMQFDDKNRVEKAKRNALVNPIQSRNRVELFLHLPQYERTTQLLNLESKFFHLDSVHPTVFQVGLRYLTGDIVGGNARCIAMLRAFQDAIKDYSTPQDKTLIRDLTSKINSYISFFTECRPLSMSMGNAIRFLKSRIINLPLNGSESEAKAALCSDIDRFINEKVIFADKVIVGHALKKVMDGDVILTYGFSCVVEMILLQAYDLGKQFRVVVVDSRPKLEGQALLHRLVAKGLSCTYTHINAVSYIMHEVTRVFLGASAVLSNGTVYSRVGTSCIAMVAHAFHVPVLICCEAYKFHERVQLDSICSNELGDPETIARVPGRLDVNYLDRWTSKDNLSILNLMYDATPSDYISAIVTDYGMLPPTSVSVIVHEYRREHLLM, translated from the exons ATGCAGTCATCAAGTTCAACGCCATTGAAAGCAAAAACTACCAAAGCTGAGAGACGAGCCTTGCAGGAAGCGCAACGAGCTGCTAAAACTGCTTCCAAAGGAG CTGGGGGAAGTAAAGAAATTGCTGAACCTGGGAATTCCCCAAGTAAAAGCACAAAGCAGTCTTCACAAAAGAAAGATGTTCCTCCCTCTCCATCTTCAGTGGCTGCTGACAAAAAGGCAGGAGAACGTCCTTTTGGGAAAGATAGGAAAAAGGATGCTGCTCCTCCTCCTCGGATGCAATTCGATGACAAAAATAGAGTGGAAAAGGCTAAAAGGAATGCACTAGTCAATCCAATCCAATCTAGAAACAGGGTTGAATTGTTTCTGCATTTGCCTCAATATGAACGCACCACTCAGCTTTTGAACCTTGAATCAAAGTTTTTCCACCTTGATTCAGTGCATCCTACTGTGTTCCAG GTTGGACTGCGTTATTTGACAGGAGATATAGTAGGGGGTAATGCTCGTTGTATTGCAATGCTAAGAGCATTTCAAGATGCCATTAAAGACTACAGCACACCGCAAGATAAAACCCTTATCAGGGATTTAACTTCAAAAATCAATAGTTACATATCATTTTTTACTGAATGTAGACCACTTTCTATGAGCATGGGAAATGCAATTAGGTTTCTTAAGAGCCGGATTATCAATTTGCCTTTAAATGGTTCTGAGTCTGAGGCAAAAGCAGCTCTGTGTTCTGATATAGACCGGTTCATTAATGAAAAAGTCATTTTTGCTGATAAGGTGATTGTTGGACATGCTTTGAAAAAGGTTATGGATGGGGATGTTATTCTCACATATGGATTTTCATGTGTTGTTGAGATGATTCTTTTACAAGCCTATGATCTTGGAAAACAGTTCCGCGTTGTGGTGGTAGACTCACGGCCAAAGCTTGAAGGTCAGGCCTTACTTCATAGGCTGGTGGCTAAGGGACTGAGTTGCACATACACTCACATAAATGCTGTTTCCTATATCATGCATGAGGTCACACGAGTTTTTCTTGGGGCTTCTGCAGTTTTGTCTAATGGAACTGTATATTCTCGGGTTGGGACTTCTTGTATTGCAATGGTGGCTCATGCATTTCATGTTCCTGTATTGATCTGTTGCGAAGCGTATAAATTTCATGAAAGGGTGCAACTAGATTCAATATGTTCGAATGAACTAG GTGACCCAGAAACTATTGCTAGGGTTCCAGGACGATTGGATGTCAATTATCTTGACCGTTGGACAAGTAAAGACAATTTGAGCATTTTGAATTTGAT GTATGATGCTACTCCTTCAGATTATATCTCTGCGATTGTTACGGATTATGGCATG CTTCCTCCTACAAGCGTGTCTGTAATAGTACATGAATATCGCCGAGAGCACTTGTTGATGTAG
- the LOC130715846 gene encoding uncharacterized protein LOC130715846 isoform X1, producing the protein MIPPPLPLSDKFSAERHVSPGSNNFSSDSSPCFRHGSSSSPRRGFGLSPPPPIPLQARIEKSEEEEVMQSSSSTPLKAKTTKAERRALQEAQRAAKTASKGAGGSKEIAEPGNSPSKSTKQSSQKKDVPPSPSSVAADKKAGERPFGKDRKKDAAPPPRMQFDDKNRVEKAKRNALVNPIQSRNRVELFLHLPQYERTTQLLNLESKFFHLDSVHPTVFQVGLRYLTGDIVGGNARCIAMLRAFQDAIKDYSTPQDKTLIRDLTSKINSYISFFTECRPLSMSMGNAIRFLKSRIINLPLNGSESEAKAALCSDIDRFINEKVIFADKVIVGHALKKVMDGDVILTYGFSCVVEMILLQAYDLGKQFRVVVVDSRPKLEGQALLHRLVAKGLSCTYTHINAVSYIMHEVTRVFLGASAVLSNGTVYSRVGTSCIAMVAHAFHVPVLICCEAYKFHERVQLDSICSNELGDPETIARVPGRLDVNYLDRWTSKDNLSILNLMYDATPSDYISAIVTDYGMLPPTSVSVIVHEYRREHLLM; encoded by the exons ATGATTCCACCGCCACTTCCGCTCTCCGATAAATTCTCCGCCGAACGCCACGTGTCACCTGGGAGCAACAATTTCTCCTCGGATTCTTCTCCATGCTTTCGTCACGGCAGTTCCAGTTCCCCTCGCCGAGGGTTTGGTTTGTCGCCGCCGCCGCCGATTCCTCTCCAGGCTCGCATTG AGAAGAGTGAAGAGGAAGAGGTTATGCAGTCATCAAGTTCAACGCCATTGAAAGCAAAAACTACCAAAGCTGAGAGACGAGCCTTGCAGGAAGCGCAACGAGCTGCTAAAACTGCTTCCAAAGGAG CTGGGGGAAGTAAAGAAATTGCTGAACCTGGGAATTCCCCAAGTAAAAGCACAAAGCAGTCTTCACAAAAGAAAGATGTTCCTCCCTCTCCATCTTCAGTGGCTGCTGACAAAAAGGCAGGAGAACGTCCTTTTGGGAAAGATAGGAAAAAGGATGCTGCTCCTCCTCCTCGGATGCAATTCGATGACAAAAATAGAGTGGAAAAGGCTAAAAGGAATGCACTAGTCAATCCAATCCAATCTAGAAACAGGGTTGAATTGTTTCTGCATTTGCCTCAATATGAACGCACCACTCAGCTTTTGAACCTTGAATCAAAGTTTTTCCACCTTGATTCAGTGCATCCTACTGTGTTCCAG GTTGGACTGCGTTATTTGACAGGAGATATAGTAGGGGGTAATGCTCGTTGTATTGCAATGCTAAGAGCATTTCAAGATGCCATTAAAGACTACAGCACACCGCAAGATAAAACCCTTATCAGGGATTTAACTTCAAAAATCAATAGTTACATATCATTTTTTACTGAATGTAGACCACTTTCTATGAGCATGGGAAATGCAATTAGGTTTCTTAAGAGCCGGATTATCAATTTGCCTTTAAATGGTTCTGAGTCTGAGGCAAAAGCAGCTCTGTGTTCTGATATAGACCGGTTCATTAATGAAAAAGTCATTTTTGCTGATAAGGTGATTGTTGGACATGCTTTGAAAAAGGTTATGGATGGGGATGTTATTCTCACATATGGATTTTCATGTGTTGTTGAGATGATTCTTTTACAAGCCTATGATCTTGGAAAACAGTTCCGCGTTGTGGTGGTAGACTCACGGCCAAAGCTTGAAGGTCAGGCCTTACTTCATAGGCTGGTGGCTAAGGGACTGAGTTGCACATACACTCACATAAATGCTGTTTCCTATATCATGCATGAGGTCACACGAGTTTTTCTTGGGGCTTCTGCAGTTTTGTCTAATGGAACTGTATATTCTCGGGTTGGGACTTCTTGTATTGCAATGGTGGCTCATGCATTTCATGTTCCTGTATTGATCTGTTGCGAAGCGTATAAATTTCATGAAAGGGTGCAACTAGATTCAATATGTTCGAATGAACTAG GTGACCCAGAAACTATTGCTAGGGTTCCAGGACGATTGGATGTCAATTATCTTGACCGTTGGACAAGTAAAGACAATTTGAGCATTTTGAATTTGAT GTATGATGCTACTCCTTCAGATTATATCTCTGCGATTGTTACGGATTATGGCATG CTTCCTCCTACAAGCGTGTCTGTAATAGTACATGAATATCGCCGAGAGCACTTGTTGATGTAG